In Methanomicrobium antiquum, one DNA window encodes the following:
- a CDS encoding AAA family ATPase has product MSTETDIMSLEVLELLLTAEIVNKYENLNMDDLPVKFRKLTCAKGCNIDIERPVTVSESVADKVLGISDAYSHVSKNPFVKYDDFGKRIGISALEAAAGWFFRQDCKERVKNNPVLAYYYEQAKMGDVSYEESKNSIVRYQDSKEYLEARIEEIVGDDEELKSARNLILISSPEEGEYSLEDLVCTARQEETIRKIDIALKNLDFLRERKIYELGKLLFVGPPGTGKTSLALAMAKKLRMPLLEVRLAMVTSQYLGETSKNIDRIFDLARRLSPCILFIDEFDFVARSRVTEDNGAMKRAVNMLLKNIDTISFVKNGVLLIGATNHPGMLDEAAWRRFDDVVEFPLPDLLMRKKILLKITKELDCTCNYDELAEDTEGFTGADLRIMIKESVISALMRDSFVMTASDIEQGMDSVRDRDNIRQSASI; this is encoded by the coding sequence ATGTCTACAGAAACAGATATAATGTCCTTAGAAGTACTGGAGCTTTTGTTAACAGCGGAGATTGTAAACAAATATGAAAATCTGAATATGGATGATCTCCCAGTTAAATTCAGAAAACTCACCTGTGCGAAAGGATGCAATATAGACATAGAAAGGCCTGTCACCGTCAGTGAAAGTGTTGCTGATAAAGTGCTTGGGATTTCTGATGCATATTCCCATGTCAGTAAGAATCCCTTCGTAAAATATGACGATTTTGGAAAGAGAATTGGCATATCCGCGCTTGAAGCAGCGGCCGGGTGGTTTTTCAGGCAGGACTGTAAAGAAAGGGTAAAAAACAATCCTGTTCTTGCCTACTATTATGAACAGGCAAAAATGGGAGATGTTTCCTATGAGGAATCAAAAAATTCAATTGTAAGATATCAGGACTCAAAAGAGTATCTTGAGGCAAGGATTGAGGAGATTGTCGGCGATGACGAGGAGTTAAAGTCGGCGAGAAATTTAATCCTTATAAGTTCACCTGAAGAGGGAGAGTATTCGCTTGAGGATTTGGTCTGCACTGCAAGACAGGAGGAAACTATAAGGAAAATTGACATTGCTCTTAAAAATCTGGACTTTCTGCGTGAAAGAAAGATATACGAGCTTGGAAAGCTTTTGTTTGTAGGTCCGCCAGGAACCGGAAAAACATCTTTGGCGCTTGCAATGGCAAAAAAGCTTCGTATGCCTCTTTTGGAAGTCAGGCTTGCAATGGTCACATCCCAGTATTTAGGGGAGACATCCAAAAACATCGACCGGATATTTGACCTTGCAAGAAGACTTTCTCCGTGTATTCTGTTCATTGATGAATTTGACTTTGTCGCAAGAAGCAGGGTTACAGAGGATAACGGCGCTATGAAGCGTGCTGTAAACATGCTTCTTAAAAACATTGACACAATCAGCTTTGTCAAAAACGGAGTTCTTCTGATTGGTGCGACAAACCACCCCGGAATGCTTGATGAAGCGGCATGGAGAAGGTTTGATGATGTTGTCGAGTTCCCGCTTCCTGATCTATTGATGAGAAAGAAGATTCTTTTAAAGATTACAAAAGAGCTTGACTGCACCTGCAATTATGATGAGCTTGCCGAAGACACCGAAGGTTTCACAGGCGCTGATTTAAGGATAATGATAAAAGAGTCGGTAATTTCTGCTCTTATGCGTGACAGTTTTGTCATGACTGCTTCTGATATTGAACAGGGTATGGATTCCGTCCGCGACAGAGATAATATTCGTCAGAGTGCCTCAATATGA
- the map gene encoding type II methionyl aminopeptidase — protein sequence MDDEIFDNYITAGKIAKKYRDEAAAMVKPGVLILDVVEFAEQAILSEGAEIAFPVNISLNDAAAHDTASEGDERVFSKGDVVKVDLGVHIEGYVADTAVTVDLGDHKSLVEASSNALDAVIALVKPGITTGELGGAVEAEIEKKGYRPVSNLTGHGLGKFLLHGIPIIPNVSINGGTVIEEGMVFAVEPFASTGSGQVTDGQRVEIFSQISKKQTRLPSARRLMKDIEKRKTLPFSRRWYKTPNKDINLVRLCQQGILRGYPVLHDVSGSYVSQKEHTLIVTEDGCIVTTA from the coding sequence ATGGATGACGAGATATTTGATAATTATATCACAGCCGGAAAGATAGCTAAAAAATATCGGGATGAAGCCGCGGCGATGGTAAAACCCGGAGTTTTGATTCTTGATGTCGTAGAGTTTGCAGAACAGGCAATACTTTCAGAAGGAGCAGAAATTGCATTTCCTGTAAATATTTCTTTAAATGATGCGGCGGCGCATGACACCGCATCCGAAGGTGATGAAAGAGTATTTTCAAAAGGGGATGTTGTCAAAGTAGATCTTGGTGTTCATATTGAAGGCTATGTTGCCGATACTGCAGTGACAGTGGATTTGGGAGATCATAAAAGTCTTGTTGAAGCCTCTTCAAATGCACTGGATGCGGTAATTGCGCTTGTAAAACCCGGTATCACAACAGGAGAGCTTGGAGGAGCTGTAGAAGCCGAGATTGAAAAGAAAGGCTACAGACCTGTATCAAATCTTACAGGACACGGACTTGGAAAATTCCTGCTACATGGGATTCCTATAATTCCGAATGTTTCAATAAACGGTGGAACTGTAATTGAAGAAGGAATGGTCTTTGCAGTCGAGCCTTTTGCCTCTACCGGTTCAGGTCAGGTAACTGACGGTCAGCGGGTTGAGATATTCAGCCAGATATCAAAAAAACAGACCCGTCTCCCAAGTGCAAGAAGGCTTATGAAAGATATTGAAAAGAGAAAAACACTGCCTTTTTCACGAAGATGGTACAAAACTCCCAATAAAGACATAAATCTTGTCAGGCTATGTCAGCAGGGAATCCTTCGCGGATATCCTGTCTTACATGACGTTTCAGGATCATATGTGTCACAAAAAGAGCACACTCTGATTGTAACAGAAGACGGGTGCATTGTAACAACTGCATAA
- a CDS encoding M24 family metallopeptidase: protein MKNTLDRSIKKADAAAYVIYDSSLNPDMRYMTGFTAGDSMLYIKHPDRRGTLIVPQMEKDRALSESKCDVLSRGDAGFFDFLKTETDPYTAQARMIAEIAGGNVLVPHNFPIILAKELEKFCEVRIDRGSIEEMRSVKSADEISAVRRCQKATDAAMEFAIEMIKNADSDNGELEINEVPLTSDYLKSEIECFLLKRGFTAKDTIASCGYETAMPHATGDGVILENEPVVIDIFPCEIKTGYHSDMTRTVVRGEPSSEIEDMYKCVYDAKMHAKSLIRSNVTGKFLYDAVMNFFEENGYMTETEGFIHSLGHGVGLAIHESPSLSPSGKELQSGNIIAVEPGLYYKKHGGVRLEDIGLVTDFGFDCFTQYKEELRI, encoded by the coding sequence ATGAAAAACACTCTTGACAGATCAATAAAAAAAGCTGATGCGGCGGCTTATGTAATCTATGATTCATCGCTAAATCCTGATATGCGATATATGACGGGTTTTACAGCCGGCGATTCCATGCTCTACATAAAGCATCCGGACAGGCGCGGAACCTTGATTGTTCCTCAGATGGAAAAAGATCGCGCACTATCTGAATCTAAATGTGATGTATTATCCAGAGGCGATGCGGGTTTTTTTGATTTTTTAAAAACCGAAACTGACCCTTATACCGCCCAGGCAAGAATGATTGCCGAAATTGCCGGGGGAAATGTTCTTGTTCCTCATAACTTCCCGATCATACTTGCAAAAGAGCTTGAAAAATTCTGCGAGGTTAGAATTGATAGAGGCAGTATTGAAGAGATGCGCTCTGTAAAATCGGCAGATGAGATCAGTGCTGTTCGCAGATGCCAGAAAGCAACCGATGCCGCAATGGAATTTGCAATTGAAATGATAAAAAATGCGGATTCAGATAACGGCGAACTTGAAATAAATGAAGTGCCGCTTACATCTGATTATCTAAAATCAGAAATAGAGTGTTTTCTTTTAAAAAGGGGTTTTACTGCCAAAGACACAATTGCTTCATGTGGATATGAAACTGCAATGCCACATGCAACAGGAGATGGCGTGATATTAGAAAATGAGCCTGTTGTAATCGACATCTTCCCCTGTGAAATAAAGACAGGATACCACTCTGATATGACACGTACTGTTGTAAGGGGTGAGCCCTCTTCAGAGATAGAGGATATGTATAAATGTGTATATGACGCAAAAATGCATGCAAAAAGTCTCATCCGTTCAAATGTGACTGGAAAATTCCTGTATGATGCAGTGATGAATTTTTTTGAAGAGAATGGATATATGACTGAGACCGAAGGGTTCATTCACAGTCTGGGCCATGGTGTCGGACTTGCAATTCATGAATCCCCCTCACTTTCCCCGTCCGGAAAAGAACTTCAGTCAGGAAATATAATTGCAGTGGAGCCTGGCCTTTATTACAAAAAACACGGCGGTGTCCGCCTTGAAGACATAGGTCTTGTAACCGATTTTGGTTTTGACTGCTTTACACAATACAAAGAGGAGCTTAGAATATAA
- a CDS encoding tyrosine-type recombinase/integrase produces MMLMYNADNEEFYTYCRNYDYVRALESGIAKGIITEKDRSLISEYIHERKVTANLSKVRCNKISGCLINFRRFMSVEYHACTISDIFSGLDKLQVGLSVKGKPLSDNTKKDYIIITKPFLLWLIDNEYNLLPVKKIKLIKAPKVDLMTTSPDEILTVEEIENMIGEAMNSRDRALISLIYESGARVAEVGRLKWKDLIFDEDGLRLYIDDKKTKKHRYVRISIYTQYIATWKQDTPRNSPNDPVFIDLNKFVIIRYDAIVRVLQRLGKRAGITKKVNPHIFRHSRITHMIQQNYQESIVKKAMWDNINTYMFAVYASLAEDDIDSEFLAKSGIKSRKKKETTAKPIPCGQCHFINIPWLFNIQCKLK; encoded by the coding sequence ATGATGCTCATGTATAACGCCGATAATGAAGAATTTTATACCTATTGCCGAAATTACGACTATGTAAGGGCTTTAGAATCAGGTATAGCTAAAGGAATAATCACTGAAAAAGATCGTTCTCTAATTAGTGAATACATTCACGAAAGGAAAGTTACCGCCAATCTGTCAAAGGTGAGATGCAACAAAATTTCAGGCTGTCTTATCAACTTCAGGCGGTTTATGTCTGTTGAATACCATGCCTGTACAATTTCAGATATTTTTAGTGGTCTTGATAAATTACAGGTGGGGCTATCTGTCAAAGGAAAGCCACTGTCAGACAATACCAAAAAAGATTATATAATCATCACCAAGCCCTTTCTTTTGTGGTTAATTGATAATGAATATAATTTGTTACCTGTCAAAAAGATAAAGCTGATAAAAGCTCCCAAAGTCGATTTAATGACAACCTCTCCTGATGAGATATTAACAGTTGAAGAGATTGAAAACATGATCGGGGAAGCTATGAACTCACGAGACCGTGCATTAATATCATTGATATATGAATCAGGTGCAAGAGTTGCGGAAGTAGGGCGGCTAAAATGGAAAGATTTAATTTTTGATGAAGACGGGCTAAGACTTTATATTGATGACAAAAAGACAAAAAAACACAGATATGTCAGAATTTCTATTTATACACAATATATTGCAACATGGAAACAGGACACCCCCAGAAATTCACCCAATGATCCGGTTTTCATAGACTTAAACAAATTTGTAATTATCAGGTATGATGCAATTGTCAGAGTACTTCAGAGATTAGGAAAGCGAGCAGGAATCACAAAAAAAGTAAATCCTCACATATTCCGGCATTCCAGAATAACTCATATGATCCAACAGAATTACCAGGAATCAATTGTCAAAAAAGCCATGTGGGATAATATTAATACGTATATGTTTGCGGTTTATGCTTCATTGGCTGAAGATGATATTGATTCTGAATTTTTAGCCAAATCTGGTATAAAATCACGAAAGAAAAAAGAAACAACAGCTAAACCTATTCCCTGCGGTCAATGTCACTTTATAAATATTCCTTGGCTCTTCAATATTCAATGCAAGTTGAAATAG
- a CDS encoding type II toxin-antitoxin system RelE/ParE family toxin: protein MTHKVRIDKTALAFIEQLPNKSQRVVKEKLKTLRDTPYPGKDGDKERLNLSGYILYRIHIARSYTAFYLIDETSETITILDIMTIEKAHKKYGRL from the coding sequence TTGACGCATAAAGTGCGTATTGACAAAACTGCACTGGCCTTTATAGAACAACTGCCCAATAAAAGTCAGAGGGTTGTTAAAGAAAAATTAAAAACTCTCAGAGATACTCCATATCCCGGAAAAGACGGAGACAAAGAACGTCTCAATCTGTCTGGTTATATTCTATATCGCATCCATATCGCAAGAAGTTATACAGCATTTTATCTCATCGATGAAACCAGTGAAACAATAACAATTCTTGATATTATGACAATAGAAAAGGCACATAAAAAATACGGAAGGCTTTAG
- a CDS encoding 4Fe-4S binding protein, with translation MSAKLAISKPKTGASGNTGSWRTFKPVVDMDKCNKCGNCYRFCPDGAIDTEFNIDYDFCKGCGICVEVCPKGAIIMVREDSA, from the coding sequence ATGAGTGCTAAACTTGCGATTTCAAAACCAAAAACAGGAGCGTCTGGAAACACCGGTTCATGGAGAACTTTCAAACCTGTTGTTGATATGGATAAATGCAATAAATGTGGTAACTGTTACCGTTTCTGCCCTGACGGTGCGATTGACACTGAGTTTAATATAGATTATGATTTCTGTAAAGGTTGCGGAATCTGTGTTGAAGTATGCCCGAAAGGGGCAATTATTATGGTTCGTGAGGACTCAGCTTAA
- a CDS encoding 2-oxoacid:acceptor oxidoreductase family protein, producing the protein MYEIRLHSRGGQGGVTAAKLLAQAAFLDGKHATATPLYGAERRGAPVVSFIRIDESPIRIYSQIRQPDLVIVLDPTIMQTVDVLLGIKPDGEVLINSPRPVEMEGHKVYNADLTGVALSLGLVLAGNPILNTPLLGAVAKLGLVSRESVKQAISETFADERNEEAALKAFEELKV; encoded by the coding sequence ATGTATGAGATAAGACTTCATTCACGCGGCGGACAGGGTGGTGTCACTGCGGCAAAGCTTCTTGCACAGGCGGCATTTCTGGACGGGAAGCATGCAACCGCAACACCTCTTTATGGAGCGGAAAGACGCGGAGCTCCTGTTGTTTCCTTTATCAGAATAGATGAATCTCCGATTCGCATTTATTCACAGATAAGACAGCCTGATTTGGTTATTGTTCTTGATCCGACAATTATGCAGACTGTTGATGTACTTTTGGGGATTAAGCCGGACGGAGAGGTTTTGATAAACAGCCCCAGACCTGTTGAGATGGAAGGTCATAAAGTTTACAATGCTGATTTAACCGGCGTTGCATTATCTTTGGGTCTTGTTCTTGCAGGAAATCCGATTTTGAACACGCCGCTTTTAGGAGCGGTTGCAAAGCTTGGTCTTGTTTCAAGAGAGTCTGTAAAGCAGGCGATATCTGAGACATTTGCTGATGAGAGAAATGAAGAGGCCGCTTTGAAAGCATTTGAGGAGCTTAAAGTATGA
- a CDS encoding transketolase C-terminal domain-containing protein: protein MLTISTGNKAVATAVKDAKPTVVAAYPITPQTEVVEETANYVASKELDARYIPVESEHSSMAACIGASATGIRTFTATSSHGLVYMCEMLHMSAAARLPIVMANANRALGPGWNIGAEHSDSMSMRDCGWLQVYVSTVQEAYDTTLMAFRIAEHENVLLPVMINLDGFLLTHITQSLETVDVGDFIPPVNIPHAIDIENPGGYGTLTGSEDHFKFRYDIQRAMKDSVPVIKETQKDFEKRFERSYDMFQTYLTDDCDVVIFAMGTLAKESEVAADNLRSEGIKAGVVQVRWFRPFPDFSEVVKGKEVVVIDRDYSFGFGGILANELRSKTGCRPFSVIAGLGGQEVTYDDIAEFVRNRKEDSEFWFGVNE from the coding sequence ATGCTGACAATTTCAACCGGAAATAAGGCTGTTGCAACAGCAGTTAAGGATGCAAAACCAACAGTTGTTGCAGCATATCCTATTACTCCGCAGACCGAGGTTGTTGAAGAGACTGCAAACTATGTTGCATCAAAAGAGCTTGATGCAAGATATATCCCTGTTGAGTCTGAGCATTCCTCAATGGCGGCATGCATTGGCGCTTCTGCAACAGGTATCAGGACTTTTACTGCAACTAGCTCACATGGTCTTGTTTATATGTGTGAGATGCTTCACATGTCTGCAGCGGCCCGTCTCCCAATTGTAATGGCAAACGCAAACAGAGCACTTGGACCCGGCTGGAATATCGGTGCTGAACATTCTGATTCAATGTCAATGAGAGACTGCGGATGGCTTCAGGTCTATGTATCAACCGTTCAGGAAGCATATGATACAACTCTTATGGCATTTCGGATTGCAGAACATGAAAATGTCCTGTTGCCTGTCATGATTAATCTTGACGGATTTTTACTTACACATATTACACAATCGCTTGAAACTGTTGATGTCGGGGACTTCATTCCTCCTGTTAACATACCGCATGCGATTGACATAGAAAATCCCGGAGGTTATGGAACACTTACAGGCTCTGAAGATCACTTCAAATTCAGATATGATATACAGCGTGCAATGAAAGATTCTGTTCCCGTGATAAAAGAAACCCAGAAAGATTTTGAAAAACGTTTTGAGCGCAGTTATGATATGTTCCAGACGTATCTTACTGATGACTGTGATGTGGTTATCTTTGCGATGGGGACACTTGCAAAGGAGTCAGAGGTTGCCGCAGACAACTTAAGAAGCGAGGGTATAAAGGCAGGGGTTGTTCAGGTACGCTGGTTCAGGCCATTCCCTGACTTTTCCGAGGTTGTAAAAGGAAAGGAGGTTGTTGTAATCGACCGCGACTACTCGTTTGGTTTTGGCGGAATACTGGCAAACGAGCTTAGGTCAAAGACAGGTTGCAGACCCTTTAGTGTAATTGCAGGTCTTGGCGGTCAGGAAGTGACATATGATGATATTGCCGAATTCGTCAGGAACAGAAAAGAAGATTCAGAGTTCTGGTTTGGGGTGAATGAATAA
- a CDS encoding thiamine pyrophosphate-dependent enzyme produces MADIPDEEFILKTTSACAGCSASLILRYVTKAAGKDTVLVVPACCTSVIQGKYPNTAMNIPVYNVAFASAAAVASGMSEAFRAVGKKTNVIAFAGDGGTVDIGIQALSGALERGTDFLYICYDNEAYSNTGMQRSGATPLGAKTTTTPLGKRDYKKDLDAIVQAHNPVYMATACSAYPVDLFNKVKKALSIPGPKFMHILAPCPPGWRYPSEKTIDVGKLAVQSGMWVLYEREEGKLSITGASKAAMKKRVPISEYLALQGRFKTATKEDIAVLEEHVEMNLKKLEREVQGIC; encoded by the coding sequence TTGGCTGACATTCCCGATGAAGAATTCATACTTAAAACAACATCGGCATGTGCAGGATGCAGTGCTTCACTAATCCTCCGCTATGTTACAAAAGCGGCTGGAAAAGACACTGTTTTGGTAGTACCTGCATGTTGCACAAGTGTGATTCAGGGTAAATATCCGAATACGGCAATGAACATACCGGTATATAATGTTGCATTTGCATCTGCGGCGGCAGTAGCATCCGGTATGAGTGAGGCATTCAGGGCTGTTGGTAAAAAGACAAATGTGATTGCCTTTGCAGGCGATGGCGGCACAGTGGATATAGGAATTCAGGCACTTTCCGGTGCTCTTGAAAGAGGAACTGATTTCCTGTACATCTGCTATGATAATGAAGCCTACTCCAACACCGGTATGCAAAGGTCAGGTGCAACTCCCCTTGGCGCTAAGACAACAACAACTCCGCTTGGGAAGAGGGATTACAAAAAAGACCTTGATGCAATAGTCCAGGCGCATAATCCTGTATATATGGCAACGGCATGCAGTGCATATCCTGTTGATCTTTTTAATAAAGTAAAAAAGGCTCTTTCAATCCCCGGACCCAAATTTATGCATATCCTGGCACCATGTCCCCCCGGATGGAGATATCCGTCTGAGAAGACAATCGATGTTGGAAAGCTTGCAGTTCAGTCAGGGATGTGGGTTTTATACGAACGCGAGGAAGGAAAACTCTCAATCACAGGCGCTTCAAAAGCGGCAATGAAAAAGAGAGTCCCAATTTCAGAATATCTTGCCTTACAGGGCAGGTTTAAGACTGCAACGAAAGAAGACATCGCCGTTTTAGAGGAGCATGTTGAGATGAATCTTAAAAAACTTGAGCGTGAGGTGCAGGGTATATGCTGA
- a CDS encoding J domain-containing protein, translating to MPEDKNIPDYYEILGINYDADTDSVKKAFRSLAKAFHPDTSTHPNARERFLKITEAWEILSDPKKRREYDETLNLRVEFQRDSEYESNYNNQNKGGFEKSDFNSDSKKSTCGFFAENDDIPNSESKGDEYSIMADYEFYSDETEFFLINGEKKSFENARHIIVNNTEYIIDGDEMIDIGDIERFFYDGSEKYLIDGVEYEIINAEHYYQGGCEYVVINGRPYRIKIM from the coding sequence ATGCCGGAAGACAAAAATATTCCCGATTATTACGAAATACTTGGCATAAACTATGATGCTGACACAGATTCAGTAAAAAAAGCTTTTAGAAGTCTTGCAAAGGCCTTTCATCCCGACACTTCAACACATCCAAATGCCAGAGAAAGATTTCTAAAAATTACTGAAGCATGGGAAATTCTTTCTGATCCAAAAAAAAGGCGAGAATATGATGAAACACTCAATTTGAGAGTTGAATTTCAGAGAGATTCAGAATACGAATCCAATTACAATAATCAAAACAAAGGCGGATTTGAAAAATCAGATTTTAATTCAGATTCAAAAAAATCAACGTGTGGATTTTTTGCAGAAAATGATGACATTCCAAATTCAGAATCGAAAGGTGATGAATATTCAATAATGGCAGATTATGAATTTTATTCAGATGAAACTGAGTTTTTTTTGATTAACGGTGAAAAAAAGTCTTTTGAAAATGCCAGACATATAATCGTCAATAACACTGAATACATAATAGACGGCGATGAAATGATTGATATTGGAGATATTGAACGCTTTTTTTATGATGGTTCTGAAAAATATTTAATAGATGGTGTGGAGTATGAAATAATAAATGCCGAGCATTATTACCAGGGAGGATGTGAATACGTAGTAATTAATGGCAGACCATACCGGATAAAAATCATGTGA
- the truA gene encoding tRNA pseudouridine(38-40) synthase TruA, whose product MRLAFEVSYIGTFFCGSQQQIGKRTVMGEILRCLSELNLFSDDSTPRVAISGRTDKGVSAKRQVIAFDTECPKRAVSAVNKKLPPDIRFTGWSEVSDDFNPRFSAKSRTYRYYFPDGISGIFYDADLMNDAASLFVGRHNFSSFSKPEGKNPNREILSSKIFCEDEFLIFEICGQSFLWNMVRCISFCLEKAGRGEMSADEIERALMNPSNRRFPAAPPEGLILWDVNCEIDFKPVNIHEKSIAFSNEWVALHSQLRKLNEIW is encoded by the coding sequence ATGAGGCTTGCATTTGAAGTATCATACATCGGAACTTTTTTTTGCGGTTCGCAACAGCAGATCGGAAAAAGAACGGTTATGGGCGAAATTCTAAGATGCCTATCTGAATTAAATTTATTTTCTGATGACTCTACTCCCCGTGTTGCAATATCAGGAAGAACAGACAAAGGTGTTTCTGCAAAACGCCAGGTTATAGCTTTTGATACAGAATGTCCAAAACGTGCTGTTTCTGCGGTAAATAAAAAATTGCCGCCTGATATCAGATTTACAGGCTGGTCTGAAGTTTCAGATGATTTTAATCCGCGTTTTAGTGCAAAAAGCCGGACATATCGGTATTATTTTCCGGATGGGATCTCAGGAATTTTTTATGATGCCGATTTAATGAATGATGCCGCCTCTCTTTTTGTTGGAAGGCATAACTTCTCCTCGTTTTCAAAGCCTGAGGGAAAAAATCCAAACCGTGAGATTTTATCCTCCAAAATTTTTTGTGAAGACGAATTTTTAATTTTTGAGATATGCGGGCAATCATTTTTATGGAATATGGTTCGGTGCATATCCTTTTGCCTTGAAAAAGCAGGCAGGGGTGAGATGTCTGCAGATGAGATAGAAAGAGCGCTAATGAATCCTTCCAACAGGCGTTTTCCGGCGGCGCCTCCAGAAGGACTGATTTTGTGGGATGTAAACTGTGAAATTGACTTTAAACCTGTGAATATTCATGAGAAAAGTATTGCTTTTTCAAATGAATGGGTGGCTTTGCATTCACAGTTAAGAAAATTAAATGAAATCTGGTAA
- a CDS encoding CehA/McbA family metallohydrolase, with product MLKCDMHIHTNYSHDGESSVEEVLEKAKKVGLDAIAIVDHDTVAGAQHALTIKSDVLVIPGIEVSTKHGHLLVLGVNKVIPPGLDFFKTVKIARDMGGLLILPHPYHQLRHGVAIKLKSAIEAVDAVESFNSRYIVGSANKKAGRKARFFGKPCVAGSDAHNARFVGYGITKIDAEKNIPSIFAAIRGGKTEAGGKMTPLRAYTGQSLKNTKRKIMRRVHRR from the coding sequence ATGCTGAAGTGTGATATGCACATCCACACTAATTATTCACATGATGGTGAGAGTAGTGTGGAGGAAGTGCTTGAAAAAGCAAAAAAAGTGGGTCTTGATGCTATAGCAATTGTTGATCATGACACAGTTGCCGGTGCACAGCATGCCCTGACAATAAAATCTGATGTATTGGTAATTCCCGGAATTGAAGTTTCAACAAAACACGGGCATCTTCTTGTTCTTGGAGTAAATAAGGTAATTCCTCCCGGACTTGACTTTTTTAAGACAGTAAAAATTGCAAGGGATATGGGTGGACTTTTGATTCTTCCTCATCCGTATCATCAGCTGCGGCATGGTGTTGCAATAAAATTAAAGAGCGCAATTGAAGCTGTGGATGCAGTAGAATCGTTTAACAGCAGGTATATTGTAGGATCTGCAAATAAAAAAGCAGGCAGGAAAGCAAGATTTTTTGGAAAACCCTGTGTTGCCGGAAGTGACGCTCATAATGCCAGATTTGTAGGATATGGTATTACAAAAATAGATGCCGAGAAAAACATTCCTTCAATCTTTGCGGCGATAAGGGGGGGGAAAACAGAAGCGGGAGGGAAAATGACTCCGCTTCGTGCATATACGGGGCAGTCTCTTAAAAACACAAAACGAAAGATAATGCGCCGTGTTCATAGAAGATGA